The following are encoded together in the Pseudodesulfovibrio indicus genome:
- the thrC gene encoding threonine synthase, whose protein sequence is MTADLFPSYRGHMEYFCLGCGKRFPTDELYYTCPDCGGVFLLDNLNFDELKKTSGEQWRAIFDGRAASKKIALRGVFRFYELMAPVLEEEDIVYLGEGNTPVIESSPTLRAATGLRTAYKNDGQNPSASFKDRGMACGFSYLRSLIRKNGWDQILTVCASTGDTSAAAALYASYVGGAIKSVVILPHGKVTPAQLAQPLGSGAVVLEVPGVFDDCMKVVEHLADNYRVALLNSKNAWRILGQESYAFECAQWYDWDMKGKCIFVPIGNAGNITAIMAGFLKLHALGVITDLPRIFGVQSHHADPVYRYYAVDDPKERAYKPMKVSASVAQAAMIGNPVSFPRVKYFAEKFEAVGGKEAFQVIQVTEQQIMDSMIQANRNGHIACTQGGESFAGAKRALELGLVSKDELCILDSTAHQLKFVDFQNMYFDNAFPPEFEVQPDMALANKPQLIISPEEKEALSEADYTRKTADLVVAKLGLEKK, encoded by the coding sequence ATGACTGCCGATCTGTTTCCTTCCTACCGCGGACACATGGAATACTTCTGCCTTGGTTGCGGCAAGCGATTCCCCACGGACGAGCTGTACTACACCTGCCCCGACTGCGGCGGCGTGTTCCTGCTCGACAACCTGAATTTCGACGAACTCAAGAAGACCTCCGGCGAACAGTGGCGCGCCATCTTCGACGGCCGCGCGGCCTCCAAGAAGATCGCCCTGCGCGGCGTCTTCCGGTTCTACGAACTGATGGCCCCGGTGCTGGAGGAAGAGGACATCGTCTACCTGGGCGAGGGCAACACCCCGGTCATCGAGTCCAGCCCCACCCTGCGGGCGGCCACCGGCCTGCGCACGGCCTACAAGAACGACGGCCAGAACCCGTCCGCGTCCTTCAAGGACCGGGGCATGGCCTGCGGCTTCTCCTACCTGCGCTCCCTGATCCGCAAGAACGGCTGGGACCAGATCCTGACGGTCTGCGCCTCCACCGGCGACACCTCGGCCGCCGCCGCGCTCTACGCCTCCTACGTGGGCGGAGCCATCAAGTCCGTGGTCATCCTGCCCCACGGCAAGGTCACCCCGGCCCAGCTGGCCCAGCCGCTCGGCTCCGGGGCCGTGGTCCTGGAAGTGCCCGGCGTGTTCGACGACTGCATGAAGGTGGTCGAGCACCTGGCCGACAACTACCGCGTGGCCCTGCTCAACTCCAAGAACGCCTGGCGCATCCTGGGCCAGGAGTCCTATGCCTTCGAATGCGCCCAGTGGTACGACTGGGACATGAAGGGCAAGTGCATCTTCGTGCCCATCGGCAACGCGGGCAACATCACCGCCATCATGGCCGGTTTCCTGAAGCTGCACGCCCTGGGCGTGATCACCGACCTGCCGCGCATCTTCGGCGTGCAGTCCCACCACGCGGACCCGGTCTACCGCTACTACGCCGTGGACGACCCCAAGGAGCGCGCCTACAAGCCCATGAAGGTCAGCGCCTCCGTGGCCCAGGCGGCCATGATCGGCAACCCCGTCTCCTTCCCGCGCGTGAAGTACTTCGCCGAGAAGTTCGAGGCCGTGGGCGGCAAGGAAGCGTTCCAGGTCATCCAGGTCACCGAGCAGCAGATCATGGACTCCATGATCCAGGCCAACCGCAACGGCCACATCGCCTGTACCCAGGGCGGCGAGTCCTTTGCCGGGGCCAAGCGGGCCTTGGAGCTGGGCCTGGTCTCCAAGGACGAGCTGTGCATCCTCGACTCCACGGCCCACCAGCTCAAGTTCGTGGATTTCCAGAACATGTATTTCGACAACGCCTTCCCGCCCGAGTTTGAGGTCCAGCCGGACATGGCCCTGGCCAACAAGCCGCAGCTGATCATCTCCCCGGAGGAGAAGGAAGCCCTGTCCGAGGCGGACTACACCCGCAAGACCGCCGACCTGGTGGTCGCCAAACTCGGACTGGAAAAGAAATAG
- a CDS encoding patatin-like phospholipase family protein: MKKRTISLVLGSGGARGLAHIGVIRWLEEHDCEIKAISGCSMGALVGGIHAIGKLDEYERWARAITKRDMLALLDVSFGLDGLIKGDRLIETLRNLVGEARIEDLPINFTAVAANISRRKEVWFTQGPVFDAVKASIALPIFFKPVVIDGEDIIDGGILNPVPIAPTFSDRNDFTIAVNLCAPPVKGVEISADKVSGEEEGSGLSNAVADFIGSLTDKISMKRKEFRAYDILYKSFDAMQGTIARQKIAAYPPDAVLDIPINLGSLMDFDKAAPMIRYGYDLAGEKLPKILGSR; this comes from the coding sequence ATGAAGAAAAGAACCATATCCCTGGTCCTGGGCAGCGGCGGCGCACGCGGGCTGGCCCACATCGGCGTCATCCGCTGGCTGGAGGAACACGATTGCGAGATCAAAGCCATCTCGGGCTGCTCCATGGGCGCGCTGGTGGGCGGCATCCACGCCATCGGCAAGCTCGATGAATACGAGCGCTGGGCGCGCGCCATCACCAAGCGGGACATGCTCGCCCTGCTGGACGTCTCCTTCGGCCTGGACGGGCTGATCAAGGGCGACCGGCTCATCGAGACCCTGCGCAACCTGGTGGGCGAGGCGCGCATAGAGGACCTGCCGATCAACTTCACCGCCGTGGCCGCGAACATCTCCCGGCGCAAAGAGGTCTGGTTCACCCAGGGACCGGTCTTCGACGCGGTCAAGGCGTCCATCGCCCTGCCGATCTTTTTCAAGCCCGTGGTCATCGACGGCGAGGACATCATCGACGGCGGCATCCTCAACCCGGTGCCCATCGCCCCGACCTTCAGCGACCGCAACGATTTCACCATCGCGGTCAATCTCTGCGCCCCTCCGGTGAAAGGCGTGGAGATATCCGCAGACAAGGTTTCGGGAGAGGAGGAAGGTTCGGGACTGTCCAATGCCGTGGCCGACTTCATCGGCAGCCTGACCGACAAGATTTCCATGAAGCGCAAGGAATTCCGCGCCTACGATATCCTCTACAAGTCCTTCGACGCCATGCAGGGGACCATCGCCCGGCAGAAGATCGCGGCCTATCCGCCCGACGCGGTGCTGGACATCCCCATCAACCTGGGGAGCCTGATGGACTTCGACAAGGCCGCGCCCATGATCCGCTACGGCTACGACCTTGCCGGGGAGAAGCTGCCCAAGATCCTCGGCTCCCGTTAG
- the rpsR gene encoding 30S ribosomal protein S18, whose amino-acid sequence MAFRKKFTPRKKFCRFCADAELPLDYKRPDILRDFVTERGKIIARRITGTCAKHQRRLTNEIKRARQMALLFYTTVHSTDVKKRSSM is encoded by the coding sequence ATGGCATTTCGCAAGAAATTCACCCCGAGGAAAAAGTTCTGCCGCTTCTGCGCGGACGCCGAACTTCCCCTGGATTACAAGCGCCCGGACATCCTCCGGGATTTCGTCACCGAGCGCGGCAAGATCATTGCCCGCCGCATCACCGGCACCTGCGCCAAGCACCAGCGCCGGCTGACCAACGAAATCAAGCGCGCCCGTCAGATGGCCCTGCTTTTCTACACCACCGTTCACAGCACTGATGTGAAGAAGCGGAGCTCCATGTAG
- the rpsF gene encoding 30S ribosomal protein S6: protein MANNYETLVLLSPELAEEDRRTILDTLTGIVDRDGGKMVETDDWGMRQLAYPVQKQTRGYYVRMVYEAPGALVAELERNIRITDGIFKFMTVKLAA from the coding sequence ATGGCAAACAATTACGAGACGCTCGTCCTGCTCTCTCCGGAGCTGGCTGAGGAAGACAGGAGAACCATCCTGGACACCCTCACCGGCATCGTGGATCGCGACGGCGGCAAAATGGTTGAGACCGACGACTGGGGCATGCGCCAGCTGGCCTACCCCGTCCAGAAGCAGACCCGTGGATACTACGTTCGCATGGTGTACGAAGCCCCCGGCGCGCTGGTTGCCGAGCTTGAACGCAACATCCGCATCACCGACGGCATCTTCAAGTTCATGACCGTCAAACTGGCTGCCTAG
- a CDS encoding carboxymuconolactone decarboxylase family protein produces MLENQTELRKNIERNWAAFKRAMPELTQAQEAHTMEVYKDGEVGGKHKRLMALVGALVSGCRGCILFQTNAALELGATAGEILESCAVAVSLGGTMASANTVRVIEYLVENGVME; encoded by the coding sequence ATGCTCGAAAATCAGACGGAACTTCGGAAGAACATCGAAAGGAACTGGGCCGCCTTCAAGCGGGCCATGCCGGAACTGACGCAGGCGCAGGAGGCGCACACCATGGAGGTGTACAAGGACGGCGAGGTCGGCGGGAAGCACAAGCGGCTCATGGCCCTTGTCGGCGCGCTGGTCAGCGGCTGCCGAGGGTGCATCCTCTTCCAGACCAACGCGGCCCTGGAGCTGGGAGCCACGGCGGGCGAGATCCTCGAATCGTGCGCAGTGGCGGTCTCGCTCGGCGGGACCATGGCCTCGGCCAACACCGTGCGGGTGATCGAGTACCTCGTCGAGAACGGGGTTATGGAATAG
- the rplI gene encoding 50S ribosomal protein L9 gives MKLILRADVDSLGRLGDIVTVKPGYGRNYLIPQGLAKPATKANLKAFELERRKLQEQADSLRAQAEGLAERIAATPIEIEVRVGDGDKLYGSVTTSNIGDAMEAAGIDIDRRKILLAEPIRSLGEYDIEIRLHPDVMGELKLAVVRHGGPVVEEIEEPAEKAEAVEESVANAEDAETAEA, from the coding sequence ATGAAACTTATTTTACGCGCTGACGTCGACTCTCTGGGTCGACTCGGAGACATCGTCACTGTCAAGCCCGGCTACGGCCGCAACTACCTGATCCCGCAGGGTCTGGCCAAGCCGGCCACCAAGGCGAACCTGAAGGCCTTCGAGCTGGAACGCCGCAAACTGCAGGAGCAGGCCGATTCCCTGCGCGCCCAGGCCGAAGGTCTGGCCGAGCGCATCGCCGCCACCCCGATCGAGATCGAGGTTCGCGTTGGCGACGGCGACAAGCTGTACGGCTCCGTCACCACCTCCAACATCGGTGACGCCATGGAAGCCGCCGGCATCGACATCGATCGCCGCAAGATCCTGCTGGCCGAACCCATCCGTTCCCTGGGTGAATACGACATCGAAATCCGTCTGCACCCCGACGTCATGGGCGAGCTGAAGCTTGCCGTGGTCCGTCATGGCGGCCCCGTTGTCGAGGAAATTGAAGAACCCGCAGAAAAGGCCGAGGCCGTCGAGGAATCCGTAGCGAATGCCGAAGACGCCGAAACCGCAGAGGCCTAG
- a CDS encoding phosphoribosylaminoimidazolesuccinocarboxamide synthase, whose translation MAAVFETNITEYPLISRGKVRDIYEIDADTLLLVTTDRLSAFDVVMPDPIEDKGKVLNQITLFWMDMMKDLVPNHIIATDVDEYPEPLRKYRDQLQDRSVLAKKAKPLPIECIVRGFITGSGWSDYKKTGEVCGHKLPAGLKESEMLETALFTPSTKADLGEHDENISLDKAAELLGEEMMRKVEKLALDIYTRARDYAKARGILIADTKFEFGTIDGELIFIDEALTPDSSRFWPEDGYVPGQSQPSFDKQYFRDWLVEIGFNKQPPAPRIPADIAARTRAKYLEAYRLLTGEDLKV comes from the coding sequence ATGGCAGCCGTTTTTGAGACCAACATCACCGAGTACCCGCTCATCTCCCGGGGCAAGGTCCGCGACATCTACGAAATCGACGCGGACACCCTGCTCCTGGTGACGACGGACCGTCTCTCGGCCTTCGACGTGGTCATGCCCGACCCCATCGAGGACAAGGGCAAGGTCCTGAACCAGATCACCCTGTTCTGGATGGACATGATGAAGGACCTGGTGCCCAACCACATCATCGCCACGGATGTGGACGAATATCCGGAACCGCTGCGCAAGTACCGCGACCAGCTCCAGGACCGCTCCGTGCTGGCCAAAAAGGCCAAGCCCCTGCCCATCGAGTGCATCGTGCGCGGCTTCATCACCGGGTCCGGCTGGTCCGACTACAAGAAGACCGGCGAGGTCTGCGGCCACAAGCTGCCCGCCGGGCTGAAGGAATCCGAGATGCTCGAAACCGCCCTGTTCACCCCGTCCACCAAGGCGGACCTGGGCGAGCACGACGAGAACATCTCCCTGGACAAGGCCGCCGAGCTGCTGGGCGAGGAGATGATGCGCAAGGTCGAGAAACTGGCGCTCGACATCTACACCCGCGCCCGCGACTACGCCAAGGCGCGCGGCATCCTCATCGCGGACACCAAGTTCGAGTTCGGGACCATCGACGGCGAGCTGATCTTCATCGACGAGGCCCTGACCCCGGACTCCTCCCGGTTCTGGCCCGAAGACGGCTACGTGCCCGGCCAGTCACAGCCGAGCTTCGACAAGCAGTACTTCCGCGACTGGCTGGTGGAGATCGGCTTCAACAAGCAGCCGCCCGCGCCGCGCATCCCGGCCGACATCGCCGCCCGGACCCGCGCCAAATACCTTGAAGCCTACAGGCTTCTGACCGGCGAGGACCTCAAGGTCTAG
- a CDS encoding phenylacetate--CoA ligase family protein, whose amino-acid sequence MYYDPVEAMDRAALEELQVERLRETIENAKRSPFYAERFKSIDPNDIRTPADVAKLPFTTKDDLRSQYPHGLLTKPLEEFVRLHASSGTTGTPVAVFYTQKDLDTWADLMARSMYCCGCRKTDVLQNTSGYGLFTGGLGIHYGSERLGMLTIPAGAGNTKRQIKLIRDHQVTVLHIIPSFALYFAQKVREEGFEPEDMPWRIALIGAEPHTEEARAKIEKLMHIKAYNSYGLSEMNGPGVAFECVHQNGMHLWEDAYIAEIINPETGEPVAEGEVGELVMTTLTREGMPIIRYRTRDLTRFIPGKCECGRTHRRIDRITGRADDMMILKGVNIYPMQIEQCLMAMPEVGQNYLIELVSDGISDQMKVKVEIKDEFFVEDMRALQGLQKRIAKNLCSEILVTPRVELCQSDSIPKAEGKAVRVVDLRDKE is encoded by the coding sequence ATGTACTACGATCCAGTAGAAGCCATGGACCGCGCCGCCCTGGAGGAACTCCAGGTCGAACGCCTGCGAGAGACCATCGAGAACGCCAAACGCTCGCCCTTCTACGCAGAGCGGTTCAAGTCCATCGACCCGAACGACATCAGGACCCCGGCCGACGTGGCCAAGCTGCCCTTCACCACCAAGGACGACCTGCGCAGCCAGTATCCCCACGGCCTGCTGACCAAGCCCCTTGAGGAGTTCGTGCGGCTGCACGCCTCCAGCGGCACCACCGGCACCCCGGTGGCGGTCTTCTACACCCAGAAGGATCTGGATACCTGGGCCGACCTCATGGCCCGGTCCATGTACTGTTGCGGCTGCCGCAAGACCGACGTGCTCCAGAACACCTCCGGCTACGGGCTGTTCACCGGCGGTTTGGGCATCCACTACGGGTCCGAGCGCCTCGGCATGCTGACCATCCCGGCGGGCGCGGGCAACACCAAGCGCCAGATCAAGCTCATCCGCGACCACCAGGTCACGGTCCTGCACATCATCCCGTCCTTTGCCCTGTATTTCGCCCAGAAGGTGCGCGAGGAAGGATTCGAGCCCGAGGACATGCCGTGGCGCATCGCCCTCATCGGCGCCGAGCCGCACACCGAGGAGGCCCGCGCCAAGATCGAGAAGCTGATGCACATCAAGGCGTACAATTCCTACGGCCTCTCCGAGATGAACGGCCCGGGCGTGGCCTTCGAGTGCGTGCACCAAAACGGCATGCACCTGTGGGAGGACGCCTACATCGCCGAGATCATCAACCCCGAGACCGGCGAACCCGTGGCCGAGGGCGAAGTGGGCGAGCTGGTCATGACCACCCTCACGCGCGAGGGCATGCCGATCATCCGCTACCGCACCCGCGACCTGACCCGGTTCATCCCCGGCAAGTGCGAGTGCGGACGCACCCACCGGCGCATCGACCGCATCACCGGCCGGGCCGACGACATGATGATCTTAAAGGGCGTGAACATCTATCCCATGCAGATCGAGCAGTGCCTCATGGCCATGCCCGAGGTGGGCCAGAACTATCTCATCGAGCTGGTCAGCGACGGCATCTCCGACCAGATGAAGGTCAAGGTCGAGATCAAGGACGAATTCTTCGTCGAGGACATGCGCGCCCTGCAAGGCTTGCAGAAGCGCATCGCCAAGAATCTGTGCAGCGAGATCCTGGTCACCCCGCGCGTGGAGCTGTGCCAGTCCGACTCCATCCCCAAGGCCGAGGGCAAGGCCGTCCGCGTGGTGGACCTGCGCGACAAGGAATAG
- the hisD gene encoding histidinol dehydrogenase, whose product MPCREMTFASRADWAAIQGWLEKRKDPDTKVDAIVRDILANVRERGDEALTEYTRKFDCETFETAALRVPAQLIHDALEAIPSEDIEILEEAIHRVRTFHLNQKEKSWWTTDEDGTILGQMVRPVDRVGLYVPGGQGGETPLVSSLIMNAVPAQVAGVPSIAVTSPPRKDGTLNPYILATAALLGLDEIFLAGSAWAIAALAYGTETIAPCDVLAGPGNIFVATAKSQLIGHVGIDMVAGPSEIAILADSSATPAWLAADMLSQAEHDPLAASILVTPDTELAAAVRAELVTQCDALPRCEIAANSLKSWGAIITVPDLETGAELINLLAAEHLELALADPWSMLGSIRHAGAIFMGHNSPEPVGDYFAGPNHVLPTLRTVRFSSALSVQNFCKKSSVIAASPGYVAEHGAKIARLARLEGLEAHARSVEQRNK is encoded by the coding sequence ATGCCCTGTAGAGAAATGACCTTTGCCAGCCGGGCCGACTGGGCCGCCATTCAGGGCTGGCTCGAAAAGCGCAAGGACCCGGACACCAAGGTGGACGCCATCGTCCGGGACATCCTCGCCAACGTGCGCGAGCGCGGCGACGAGGCACTGACCGAATACACCCGCAAGTTCGACTGCGAAACTTTCGAAACCGCCGCACTGCGCGTTCCCGCGCAGCTGATCCACGACGCCCTGGAGGCAATTCCTTCGGAAGATATCGAAATTCTGGAAGAAGCCATCCATCGCGTACGAACCTTCCATCTGAACCAGAAGGAAAAATCCTGGTGGACCACCGATGAGGACGGCACGATCCTGGGCCAGATGGTCCGCCCGGTGGACCGCGTGGGGCTGTACGTTCCCGGCGGCCAAGGCGGTGAGACGCCGCTCGTCTCCAGCCTGATCATGAACGCCGTTCCGGCCCAGGTGGCCGGGGTCCCGTCCATCGCCGTGACCTCGCCCCCGCGCAAGGACGGCACCCTGAACCCGTACATACTGGCCACCGCTGCGCTGCTCGGCCTCGACGAGATATTCCTCGCCGGGTCCGCCTGGGCCATCGCGGCGCTGGCCTACGGCACCGAGACCATCGCGCCCTGCGACGTGCTGGCCGGTCCGGGCAACATCTTCGTGGCCACGGCCAAGTCCCAGCTCATCGGCCACGTGGGCATCGACATGGTGGCCGGTCCGAGCGAGATCGCCATCCTGGCCGACTCCTCCGCCACTCCCGCCTGGCTGGCCGCGGACATGCTCTCCCAGGCCGAACACGACCCGCTGGCCGCCTCCATCCTGGTCACCCCGGACACGGAGCTGGCCGCCGCCGTGCGCGCCGAGCTGGTCACCCAGTGCGACGCCCTGCCCCGCTGCGAGATCGCGGCCAACTCGCTGAAGAGCTGGGGCGCGATCATCACCGTGCCCGACCTCGAAACCGGCGCGGAGCTGATCAACCTGCTGGCCGCCGAGCACCTGGAGCTGGCCCTGGCCGACCCGTGGTCCATGCTCGGCTCCATCCGCCACGCCGGAGCGATCTTCATGGGCCACAATTCGCCCGAACCCGTGGGCGACTACTTCGCAGGGCCGAACCACGTGCTCCCCACCCTGCGCACGGTGCGCTTCTCCTCGGCCCTGTCGGTCCAGAATTTCTGCAAGAAATCGAGCGTGATCGCCGCAAGCCCCGGCTACGTCGCCGAGCACGGCGCCAAGATCGCCCGCCTGGCGCGGCTGGAAGGGCTCGAAGCCCACGCCCGCAGCGTGGAACAACGCAACAAGTAA
- the dnaB gene encoding replicative DNA helicase: MPKTPKPQRPRSGQYADNPEEALDRASSDLLRKVPPHSLEAEQAVLGGVFQSEHMFHQLVDIIGPDDFYSPVHRDIFKSFVQLYDDHQPIDVITVANQLAKNDTLDTVGGPVYLAELSDSVVSASNALHHAQIVRDKCILRELIDISSGIISNCFSSRDVGEVLDESEKEIFRIAQSKEMRGLMSSGQLVPKVFDELTARFNNKSVVTGIQTHYHDFDAMTAGLQNSDLIIIAGRPSMGKTAFALNVALRAAARSECPTAIFSLEMSMEQLMTRLLAVQSKVELSNLRTGYLDDSDWNKLYEGADVLSKAPIYIDDTPALSTLELQARCRRLKAEHNLGLIVIDYLQLMRSSARPDSREQEISDISRHLKALAKELDVPVIALSQLNRKVEERTDKRPMMSDLRESGAIEQDADIIIFLYRDAAYNKSEDNPLKNHAEVIIGKQRNGPTGRCELFFKKEYTLFENMDATAYPSELPEGFHQDSD; the protein is encoded by the coding sequence ATGCCGAAGACGCCGAAACCGCAGAGGCCTAGATCAGGCCAATACGCTGATAATCCGGAAGAGGCCCTGGACAGGGCCTCTTCCGATCTCTTACGCAAAGTCCCCCCGCACTCCCTTGAAGCGGAGCAGGCCGTCCTCGGCGGCGTGTTCCAGTCCGAGCACATGTTCCACCAGCTGGTGGACATCATCGGCCCGGACGATTTCTATTCTCCCGTCCACCGCGACATCTTCAAGTCGTTCGTCCAGCTCTACGACGACCACCAGCCCATCGACGTGATCACCGTGGCCAACCAGTTGGCCAAGAACGACACCCTGGACACCGTGGGCGGGCCGGTCTATCTGGCCGAACTCTCCGATTCCGTGGTCAGCGCCTCCAACGCCCTGCACCACGCCCAGATCGTGCGCGACAAATGCATCCTGCGCGAACTGATCGACATTTCTAGCGGCATCATCTCCAACTGCTTCTCCTCGCGCGACGTGGGCGAGGTCCTGGACGAATCCGAGAAGGAAATCTTCCGCATCGCACAAAGCAAGGAGATGCGCGGCCTGATGTCCAGCGGCCAGCTCGTGCCCAAGGTCTTCGACGAGCTGACGGCCCGCTTCAACAACAAATCCGTGGTCACCGGCATCCAGACCCACTATCACGACTTCGACGCCATGACCGCCGGGTTGCAGAACTCCGACCTGATCATCATCGCGGGCCGCCCGTCCATGGGCAAGACCGCCTTCGCCCTGAACGTGGCCCTGCGCGCCGCGGCCCGGTCCGAGTGTCCCACGGCCATCTTCTCCCTGGAAATGTCCATGGAGCAGCTCATGACCCGTCTGCTCGCCGTGCAATCCAAGGTGGAGCTGTCCAACCTGCGTACCGGCTACCTGGACGACTCGGACTGGAACAAGCTCTACGAGGGCGCGGACGTCCTGAGCAAGGCCCCGATCTACATCGACGACACCCCGGCCCTGTCCACCCTGGAGCTCCAGGCCCGCTGCCGCCGCCTCAAGGCGGAGCACAACCTCGGCCTGATCGTCATCGACTACCTCCAGCTCATGCGCTCCAGCGCCCGGCCCGACTCCCGCGAGCAGGAGATCTCGGACATCTCCCGGCACCTCAAGGCGCTGGCCAAGGAGCTGGACGTGCCGGTCATCGCCCTGTCCCAGCTCAACCGCAAGGTCGAGGAACGCACGGACAAGCGGCCCATGATGTCGGACCTTCGCGAATCCGGGGCCATCGAGCAGGACGCGGACATCATCATCTTTCTCTACCGCGACGCCGCGTACAACAAGAGCGAGGACAACCCGCTCAAGAACCACGCGGAAGTCATCATCGGCAAGCAGCGCAACGGTCCCACCGGCCGCTGCGAGCTCTTCTTCAAGAAGGAATACACCCTGTTCGAGAACATGGACGCCACGGCCTATCCCTCCGAACTGCCCGAGGGATTCCACCAGGACTCCGACTAA
- a CDS encoding DUF456 domain-containing protein encodes MEYFWAILLILGLMLSQVLQIFSLPANWLALALVALWKYVYPESMTWNYVLLLGVAAAMGEALEFALQAWGAGRYGASVRGNLGGIVGAIAGAIFGASFLFGLGALIGALGGAWLGCLVAEMPGRTRPEALRAAKGAFVGKALGFTVKTAIGASMVILSIPRIWP; translated from the coding sequence ATGGAATACTTCTGGGCCATCCTGCTCATCCTGGGGCTGATGCTCTCCCAGGTGCTCCAGATATTCAGCCTGCCCGCCAACTGGCTGGCCCTGGCTCTGGTGGCGCTGTGGAAGTACGTCTACCCCGAGTCCATGACCTGGAACTACGTGCTCCTGCTCGGCGTGGCCGCGGCCATGGGCGAAGCGCTGGAGTTCGCGCTCCAGGCCTGGGGCGCGGGCCGCTACGGGGCGTCCGTGCGGGGCAACCTGGGCGGCATCGTCGGGGCCATCGCCGGAGCGATCTTCGGCGCGTCCTTCCTCTTCGGCCTGGGGGCGCTCATCGGCGCCCTGGGCGGCGCGTGGCTCGGCTGCCTGGTGGCCGAAATGCCCGGCCGCACCCGGCCCGAGGCCTTGCGCGCCGCCAAGGGCGCGTTCGTGGGCAAGGCGCTGGGCTTCACGGTCAAGACCGCCATCGGCGCGTCCATGGTCATCCTGTCCATCCCCCGCATCTGGCCCTAG
- a CDS encoding LysR substrate-binding domain-containing protein: MIQLPPDLLRTFVAAADSGSFTRAAPLVHRTQSAVSMQMKRLETDLGRELFRREGRGVALTTEGDVLYRYARRLLDLHDEALVAIGTPRMHGVVRCGAPEDYATRYLPGALQRFAAAHPRVQVDVYCDDSSRLREMYRAGELDVVLTTEETAGAVDSRPLPLAWLVADRGAPVERRPLPLALYHQGCLYRRNGLAALERASIPYRVAYGSPSMTGVLAAIRAGLAVGPVSVGTVAEGCRLAVPGDGLPEIRPVAIQLRAGRNKRPAILEAFAGFMRQELLLVP, translated from the coding sequence TTGATCCAACTCCCGCCCGACCTGCTGCGTACCTTTGTGGCAGCGGCCGACAGCGGCAGCTTCACCCGGGCGGCCCCGCTTGTTCACCGCACTCAGTCGGCGGTGAGCATGCAGATGAAACGGCTGGAGACCGACCTGGGAAGGGAGCTGTTCCGGCGCGAGGGACGCGGTGTGGCCCTGACGACCGAGGGCGATGTGCTCTACAGGTATGCCCGGCGGCTGCTCGACCTGCACGACGAGGCCCTTGTCGCCATCGGCACCCCCCGGATGCACGGCGTGGTCCGCTGCGGCGCGCCCGAAGACTACGCCACCCGCTATCTGCCGGGCGCGCTCCAACGGTTCGCCGCCGCCCACCCGAGAGTTCAGGTGGACGTCTACTGCGATGACTCCTCAAGGCTGCGGGAAATGTACCGGGCCGGTGAGCTGGACGTCGTTCTGACCACCGAAGAAACCGCCGGGGCCGTGGATTCGCGCCCGCTGCCCCTGGCCTGGCTGGTGGCCGACAGAGGAGCGCCCGTGGAGCGCCGCCCATTGCCCCTCGCCCTGTACCACCAGGGCTGCCTGTACCGGCGCAACGGGCTGGCCGCACTGGAGCGGGCGTCCATCCCCTACCGCGTGGCGTATGGCAGCCCGAGCATGACGGGCGTCCTGGCGGCCATCCGCGCCGGGCTTGCCGTGGGGCCTGTCTCCGTGGGCACGGTGGCCGAGGGCTGCCGCCTGGCCGTGCCCGGCGACGGATTGCCGGAAATCCGGCCCGTCGCCATTCAACTCAGGGCCGGACGGAACAAGAGGCCGGCCATCCTGGAGGCCTTCGCCGGGTTCATGCGCCAGGAACTGCTCCTCGTCCCCTAA